The following proteins are co-located in the Paenibacillus sp. JNUCC32 genome:
- the ftsE gene encoding cell division ATP-binding protein FtsE, which translates to MIEMQDVWKTYPSGAHALQGVSVTINRNEFVYVVGPSGAGKSTFMKLIYREEVPTKGQISVNGFNIGKLKQRKIPYVRRNIGVIFQDYRLLPKLTAYENVAFAMEVIEAPQRLIKRRVMEVLDLVGLKAKANREPSQLSGGEQQRIAIARAIVNNPSVIIADEPTGNLDPETSWGIMQLLDEINFRGTTIVMATHNRDIVNTMRKRVLAIEHGQIVRDQQRGEYGYEF; encoded by the coding sequence GTGATCGAAATGCAGGACGTATGGAAGACTTATCCAAGCGGCGCCCATGCGCTTCAAGGAGTTTCCGTTACCATTAACCGCAATGAATTCGTCTATGTTGTCGGACCGTCGGGTGCCGGCAAATCGACATTCATGAAACTTATCTATAGAGAAGAAGTGCCGACCAAAGGCCAAATTTCCGTTAACGGATTTAATATCGGGAAGCTGAAGCAGCGCAAAATCCCCTATGTTCGCCGAAATATCGGGGTTATTTTTCAGGACTATCGTCTGCTGCCCAAGCTGACTGCTTACGAAAATGTAGCTTTTGCCATGGAGGTTATCGAAGCGCCGCAGCGTCTCATCAAGAGACGGGTTATGGAGGTGCTGGATCTGGTGGGCCTGAAAGCCAAGGCGAACCGCGAGCCTTCCCAGCTCTCCGGCGGAGAGCAGCAGCGGATCGCAATCGCCAGGGCGATCGTGAACAACCCGTCCGTCATTATTGCGGACGAGCCTACGGGCAACCTGGACCCGGAAACCTCCTGGGGCATCATGCAGCTGCTGGACGAAATCAATTTCAGGGGAACCACCATCGTAATGGCTACCCACAACAGGGATATCGTGAACACGATGCGTAAGCGCGTACTTGCGATTGAGCACGGACAAATCGTCCGCGACCAGCAGAGAGGAGAGTACGGGTATGAATTTTAG
- the ftsX gene encoding permease-like cell division protein FtsX has product MNFRTFLRHLREGAKSVFRNGWMSVASITSIVVSLFILGVFMLLVMNVNALADKADSNVQINTYLNLNVDEKLRETIKGEIEAMPEVNAIKFVSKEEGMKELEESLGSEWVEGFSEADQNPLPDAFEVSVIEPTTVGFVADKITALNEKYAEEPILRVKYGEGTVETLFKITKTVRNIGFIFVAGLGLMSMFLISNTIRVTILARRREIGIMKLVGATNNFIRWPFFVEGAMIGLLGSIITVTLLFIGYNRLYAASQTDLTLAQSLIPLGDLWLLLGTIIVALGIVIGIWGSTMSIRKFLKV; this is encoded by the coding sequence ATGAATTTTAGAACCTTCTTGCGGCACTTGCGGGAAGGGGCGAAGAGCGTTTTCCGGAATGGGTGGATGTCGGTCGCATCGATTACGTCCATCGTGGTGTCATTATTTATACTGGGCGTTTTCATGCTGTTAGTCATGAATGTGAACGCATTAGCCGATAAAGCAGATAGCAACGTGCAAATCAATACGTACTTGAATCTCAATGTGGACGAGAAGCTGCGCGAAACCATCAAAGGCGAGATCGAGGCCATGCCGGAAGTCAACGCCATCAAATTCGTGTCCAAGGAAGAGGGCATGAAGGAGCTTGAGGAAAGCCTCGGTTCCGAATGGGTGGAAGGCTTCAGCGAAGCGGACCAGAATCCGCTTCCGGACGCATTCGAGGTTTCTGTTATCGAACCGACCACGGTCGGGTTCGTTGCCGACAAGATTACCGCGCTGAACGAGAAGTATGCGGAAGAGCCGATCCTGCGCGTCAAGTACGGGGAGGGCACGGTAGAAACCTTGTTCAAGATTACGAAAACGGTGCGGAATATCGGCTTTATTTTCGTAGCGGGACTCGGCTTGATGTCCATGTTTCTGATTTCGAACACCATTCGGGTAACGATTTTGGCCCGTCGCCGCGAGATCGGCATCATGAAGCTTGTCGGCGCGACCAACAACTTCATCCGCTGGCCGTTCTTCGTGGAAGGAGCCATGATCGGCCTCTTGGGCTCGATCATTACGGTTACGCTGCTGTTTATAGGCTACAATCGCCTGTACGCCGCGTCGCAGACGGATTTGACGCTGGCGCAGAGCCTGATTCCATTGGGAGATCTGTGGCTGCTGCTCGGGACCATCATCGTGGCCCTTGGCATCGTCATTGGCATTTGGGGCAGCACCATGTCGATACGTAAATTTTTGAAAGTATAA
- a CDS encoding murein hydrolase activator EnvC family protein, whose translation MKKIAAGVAALLLATVMIQPTVGQAEKKTSADVDKELRVLQEQVKKARAQKSKAADDKQEAQHYKNKTTKNLKYVMEQISIVSNELTKISVKIEETEDLLRTTTKELEAAEERIASREKLLESRIRLIYMDGQVSYLDVLLSATSFSDFIERADSLKTIVDQDQDLLVQHKQDKLLVIDKKKELEGQYATAKDLYGQMEDRKSILNEKEQEKRVLLAQYDQDIEDADILTEEQDKMLVALASKRSDLQKEKNKLAAEEAARKAAAAKAAAAKRAKATTLGGSKGGGGYTGNGGPFAIPVSGARLSSGYGPRVHPVTGEVGKMHTGQDFAVPQGTEIRAAESGTVILAEWWSGYGNCVIVDHGGGVWTLYGHIRNGGIKVSEGDKVSRGQKIAEVGSTGQSTGPHLHFEVRVNGSPVNPSPYL comes from the coding sequence TTGAAGAAAATCGCCGCAGGAGTAGCAGCCTTATTACTGGCCACTGTTATGATCCAACCGACCGTCGGACAAGCCGAGAAGAAGACTTCAGCCGATGTAGACAAAGAGCTGAGGGTGCTTCAGGAGCAGGTCAAGAAAGCGCGGGCGCAGAAGAGCAAGGCTGCGGATGATAAACAAGAAGCCCAGCATTATAAGAATAAAACGACGAAGAACCTGAAATACGTAATGGAGCAAATCAGCATCGTCAGCAATGAATTGACGAAGATTTCCGTCAAGATCGAGGAGACGGAGGATTTGCTGAGAACAACGACCAAGGAGCTTGAAGCGGCGGAGGAGCGCATCGCCTCCCGCGAGAAGCTGCTGGAATCCCGGATTCGCCTCATCTATATGGATGGGCAAGTATCGTATCTGGATGTGCTGCTCTCCGCAACCAGCTTCAGCGATTTTATTGAGCGTGCCGATTCCTTGAAGACCATCGTCGATCAGGACCAGGATTTGCTGGTACAGCATAAGCAGGACAAGCTGCTGGTTATCGACAAGAAGAAAGAACTAGAAGGGCAGTACGCAACCGCCAAGGACCTGTACGGCCAGATGGAGGACCGCAAGAGCATCCTGAACGAGAAGGAACAGGAGAAGCGCGTTCTGCTGGCCCAGTACGATCAGGATATCGAGGATGCGGACATCTTGACCGAAGAACAGGATAAAATGCTGGTTGCCCTGGCAAGCAAGCGTTCGGACCTGCAGAAGGAAAAGAATAAGCTTGCCGCCGAAGAAGCGGCCCGTAAAGCGGCGGCTGCCAAAGCGGCTGCGGCGAAGAGAGCGAAGGCGACAACCCTTGGCGGCAGCAAAGGCGGCGGCGGGTATACCGGCAACGGCGGACCGTTTGCGATACCGGTCTCCGGAGCCAGACTCTCCTCCGGTTACGGACCGCGCGTCCATCCGGTAACGGGCGAGGTTGGCAAGATGCACACGGGTCAGGACTTCGCGGTTCCGCAAGGGACCGAGATCCGGGCAGCCGAGAGCGGCACCGTCATCTTGGCCGAGTGGTGGAGCGGTTACGGAAACTGTGTTATTGTTGATCATGGGGGCGGCGTATGGACCTTGTATGGGCATATCCGCAACGGCGGCATTAAAGTCAGCGAAGGCGACAAGGTGTCCAGAGGGCAGAAGATTGCCGAAGTAGGCTCCACGGGTCAGAGCACGGGACCGCATCTTCATTTTGAGGTTCGGGTCAACGGATCGCCGGTGAATCCTTCGCCTTATCTGTAA
- a CDS encoding S41 family peptidase, producing MLKKRTAVFLVIAAMLCGGLLTMALTQLPAPSQTGDGGEGLLASIANRNGLEQSEAKKLGTAIDLIESNYYKDIDRSKLIDGAINGMMEALEDPYSNYMGKETAAQFEESIEGSFTGIGAEVSSVDGSVVVVSPIKGSPADKAGIRAKDTILSVNGESLQGLELNAAVNKIRGPKGSKAVLQIKRAGSEQPIEYVIVRDDVDLETVSARMEKGGIGVIEISQFSLNTGERFKEELKKLESQGMKGLLIDVRNNPGGVLSVVIDIAEQFVPKGELIVQVEDKDKKREKHPSNGVAKSYPITVLMNKGSASASEILAGALQQSAGATLMGEHSFGKGTVQTSFDKQFGDGSLLKVTIAKWLTPNGTWIHEKGIEPDIKVSQPEYFTVAPIDKKKTYAYDTNSTDVKNAQIMLEAVGYAAGRTDGYFDRNTEKAVKSFQSKHKLKADGIINSATAEALEAALIEKIQDPKEDNQMNRGIAEVRKEIAAKASNK from the coding sequence TTGCTGAAAAAACGAACGGCTGTCTTTCTGGTCATCGCTGCCATGCTGTGCGGCGGACTGTTAACGATGGCTTTGACCCAGCTGCCTGCTCCAAGTCAGACCGGAGACGGCGGCGAGGGATTGCTGGCCAGCATCGCGAACAGGAATGGACTGGAGCAGTCTGAAGCGAAGAAACTGGGGACAGCGATTGACCTCATCGAAAGCAATTATTACAAGGATATCGATCGGTCGAAGCTGATCGACGGCGCGATCAACGGGATGATGGAAGCGCTGGAAGATCCGTATTCCAACTATATGGGCAAAGAAACGGCGGCCCAGTTTGAAGAAAGTATTGAGGGCTCCTTCACGGGGATTGGCGCGGAAGTGTCCTCCGTAGACGGCAGCGTCGTCGTTGTATCCCCGATCAAGGGATCGCCTGCGGATAAAGCCGGCATTCGGGCCAAGGATACCATCCTATCCGTCAATGGCGAATCCTTGCAGGGCCTTGAGCTGAATGCGGCCGTTAACAAGATTCGCGGTCCGAAGGGCTCCAAGGCCGTCCTTCAGATCAAGCGGGCAGGATCCGAGCAGCCGATCGAGTATGTTATCGTTCGGGATGACGTCGATCTGGAAACCGTGTCGGCACGGATGGAGAAGGGCGGAATCGGCGTGATCGAGATTTCCCAATTCTCGCTGAATACGGGCGAACGCTTTAAGGAAGAGCTCAAGAAGCTGGAAAGCCAAGGCATGAAGGGACTGCTGATCGACGTCCGGAACAATCCCGGCGGCGTGCTGTCCGTTGTCATTGACATCGCAGAGCAGTTCGTGCCTAAAGGCGAGCTGATCGTTCAGGTCGAAGACAAGGATAAGAAGCGGGAGAAGCATCCTTCCAATGGCGTGGCGAAATCGTACCCGATTACGGTGCTGATGAACAAGGGCAGCGCCAGCGCTTCCGAGATTTTGGCAGGCGCATTGCAGCAGTCCGCCGGAGCTACCCTGATGGGCGAGCACTCCTTCGGAAAAGGGACCGTGCAAACGAGCTTTGACAAGCAGTTTGGCGACGGAAGCCTGCTCAAGGTAACCATTGCCAAATGGCTGACGCCAAACGGTACCTGGATCCATGAGAAGGGAATCGAGCCGGATATTAAGGTGTCGCAGCCTGAATACTTTACCGTTGCGCCGATCGATAAGAAGAAAACTTATGCGTACGACACGAACAGCACGGATGTGAAGAACGCGCAGATTATGCTTGAAGCGGTTGGTTACGCGGCAGGACGCACGGATGGTTACTTCGACCGGAATACGGAGAAGGCGGTCAAGAGCTTCCAGAGCAAGCACAAGCTGAAAGCGGACGGCATCATTAACAGCGCTACAGCCGAGGCATTGGAAGCGGCATTGATCGAGAAGATTCAGGATCCGAAAGAGGATAATCAAATGAATCGCGGAATTGCCGAGGTTCGGAAGGAAATCGCCGCTAAGGCGTCGAACAAGTAA
- a CDS encoding PDZ domain-containing protein, with amino-acid sequence METLKQLLMYGIDAGIQLLTQPFYYISILFVMLFYRRQVLVERKLFHVKLHSWGLQTWRTFLGGLAAGIGVSIVVAFLGISLSLEAIICIWVTSLILMLFHIRYLCFAYSIGLLGIIQFVLGWFPNWQPEGWVHQVTATILGLDIPALLALSAVLHFAEALLVRIQGAGFATPLFLEGKRGKLVGGYHMQSFWPLPLFLLVPAVGGGSVLPWTPFFGGDAWSTGFTMMALPVVIGFGEMTQSMLPQEKAGITSKRLIFYGAIVLALSLLAEWWSPLTIAAALAALLLHEGLVWYSRYEEQQRSPMFVHPVRGLRVLAVLPDSPASELGILAGETILKVNGKLIHSKEQLHSALRQNPAFCKLEVQNHQGESKFLQRAIYAGDHHQLGAIVAPDPRDGIAVGLKPVSLITLLANKLHIRSKRGASGSKTSGGSEEAGFPSS; translated from the coding sequence TTGGAGACATTGAAACAACTGCTGATGTATGGGATAGATGCAGGCATACAACTGCTGACGCAGCCCTTTTATTATATTTCGATTTTGTTTGTCATGCTGTTTTACCGAAGGCAGGTGTTGGTGGAGCGCAAGCTGTTCCATGTGAAGCTGCATTCCTGGGGATTGCAGACCTGGCGTACGTTTCTAGGGGGACTGGCGGCAGGCATCGGCGTGTCCATCGTGGTGGCCTTCTTGGGGATATCATTAAGTCTGGAAGCCATTATATGCATATGGGTGACTTCGCTGATCCTGATGCTGTTTCATATCCGGTACTTATGCTTTGCCTATTCCATCGGTCTGCTCGGGATCATTCAGTTTGTGTTGGGCTGGTTTCCGAATTGGCAGCCGGAAGGCTGGGTTCATCAGGTAACGGCAACGATCCTTGGTTTGGACATTCCGGCCTTGCTGGCGTTGTCCGCCGTCCTGCATTTTGCGGAAGCTTTGCTGGTAAGGATACAAGGGGCGGGATTTGCCACCCCGCTGTTTCTGGAGGGCAAGCGCGGCAAGCTTGTCGGCGGCTATCATATGCAGAGCTTCTGGCCCCTGCCGTTGTTCCTGCTCGTTCCGGCGGTTGGCGGGGGCAGCGTGCTGCCGTGGACACCGTTCTTTGGCGGCGATGCTTGGAGTACGGGCTTTACCATGATGGCCCTTCCGGTCGTGATCGGCTTCGGAGAGATGACGCAGAGCATGCTCCCGCAGGAGAAGGCAGGGATCACGTCGAAGCGTCTCATATTCTATGGAGCGATTGTGCTGGCGTTGAGCCTGCTGGCCGAGTGGTGGTCGCCGCTTACCATCGCGGCCGCATTAGCGGCGCTGCTGCTGCATGAAGGCTTGGTATGGTACAGCAGATACGAAGAACAGCAACGCAGCCCGATGTTTGTACATCCGGTACGCGGATTACGCGTTCTCGCCGTGCTGCCGGACAGTCCGGCGAGCGAGCTCGGCATTTTGGCAGGGGAGACGATCCTCAAGGTGAACGGTAAGCTGATTCACAGCAAGGAGCAGCTGCACAGCGCCTTGCGCCAGAATCCGGCCTTCTGCAAGCTGGAGGTTCAGAACCATCAAGGGGAGAGCAAATTTCTCCAGCGTGCGATCTACGCCGGGGATCATCATCAGCTGGGAGCTATCGTGGCGCCAGACCCGAGGGATGGCATTGCAGTGGGGTTGAAGCCGGTAAGCTTGATCACGCTGCTGGCCAATAAACTTCATATTCGCAGCAAACGGGGGGCTTCCGGCAGCAAGACGTCCGGCGGTTCCGAAGAAGCCGGATTCCCTTCATCGTGA
- a CDS encoding response regulator, producing the protein MISVLIADDDPFIRESLKLLVGMDPDIEVSAVAEHGEEALSLLMDGLHADVVLMDIRMPVCDGVEGTRRIRERYPDVRVLMLTTFDDDDYIVEALRNGASGYLLKNIPPDRIIQGIKTVHDGNMLIHPDIARKLTGMLRPTPQPVPRSAELEQFGLTPAEKKVVALIAEGLSNKEIAAQLYLSEGTVKNYVTDILGKLNLRDRTQIAIFYLKKVQG; encoded by the coding sequence ATGATATCCGTATTGATTGCAGACGATGACCCGTTCATTCGGGAAAGCTTGAAACTGTTGGTGGGGATGGATCCGGATATCGAAGTATCGGCTGTCGCGGAACACGGGGAGGAGGCACTATCGTTATTGATGGACGGACTTCATGCCGACGTCGTGCTCATGGACATTCGGATGCCGGTATGCGACGGCGTGGAAGGAACCCGGCGCATTCGCGAGCGATACCCTGATGTACGGGTGCTGATGCTGACTACCTTCGATGACGATGATTACATCGTGGAGGCGCTGCGGAACGGGGCCAGCGGTTATCTGCTGAAGAACATTCCGCCCGATCGCATCATCCAGGGGATCAAAACGGTGCACGATGGTAACATGCTGATACATCCCGATATCGCTCGCAAGCTGACCGGCATGCTTCGTCCAACCCCGCAGCCGGTCCCGAGATCCGCTGAGCTGGAACAGTTCGGGCTCACCCCTGCCGAGAAAAAGGTCGTCGCCCTTATCGCGGAGGGCCTGTCCAATAAGGAAATTGCCGCGCAGCTTTACCTAAGCGAAGGCACCGTCAAAAACTACGTCACCGATATACTGGGCAAGCTGAATCTTCGGGACCGGACGCAAATTGCTATCTTTTATTTAAAAAAGGTGCAGGGCTAG
- a CDS encoding sensor histidine kinase: protein MTSPLAYLRYGLILLPAAADIFLQQLDDYGEYMVYILLFLAIAVLSRFLPSPAYRKAAILLEIPLSLWLCHQYGFMMVFLSISSLCVYLPLFERPGRLWLAFGHLALLNIAITDYDALLHTTANLLFLFLAVTFHRIHEMNQKELDHIHLYDELKRLHFQQDEAGRQLLQFAHQVESAAQAEERNRISRQLHDDIGHRLIRVKMMMEAALHIVPQDAARGMDMLHQIRDQLGESMEQMRIAVKQMNPSRRITDDYSLDRLLEETGRETGIETELVLQGIPYPLYPSQQVVLYKNAREAITNAIRHGEAKQVQIFLQYGDEEVRMEVSNDGTVQEEANPIAAADRHGIGISGMLERTKVVGGTLEVRKSVPFTVITRLPVYRKREIM, encoded by the coding sequence GTGACATCTCCACTTGCCTATCTCAGGTACGGCCTCATTCTCCTGCCCGCCGCAGCGGACATCTTTTTGCAGCAGCTCGACGATTACGGGGAGTATATGGTGTACATCCTGCTTTTTCTGGCGATTGCGGTGCTGAGCCGTTTCCTGCCTTCGCCTGCTTACCGGAAAGCAGCCATACTGCTGGAAATCCCGTTGTCCCTATGGCTATGCCACCAATACGGCTTCATGATGGTATTCCTGTCCATATCCTCCCTATGTGTCTATCTGCCCTTGTTCGAGCGGCCTGGCAGGCTGTGGCTGGCATTCGGTCACCTTGCGCTGCTCAACATCGCGATTACCGATTACGATGCGCTGCTGCATACGACGGCCAATCTGCTGTTTCTTTTCTTGGCGGTCACATTCCACCGCATCCATGAAATGAACCAGAAGGAATTGGATCACATTCATTTATACGACGAGCTGAAAAGACTGCATTTCCAGCAGGACGAAGCAGGCAGGCAGCTGCTGCAGTTCGCCCATCAGGTGGAAAGCGCGGCGCAGGCCGAGGAGCGTAACCGCATCTCCCGCCAGCTGCATGACGATATCGGCCATCGGCTGATTCGCGTCAAAATGATGATGGAAGCCGCTCTTCATATCGTGCCGCAGGATGCCGCCCGGGGCATGGATATGCTCCATCAAATCCGCGACCAGCTGGGGGAGAGCATGGAGCAAATGCGGATCGCCGTGAAACAGATGAATCCGTCAAGGCGGATCACGGACGATTATTCCCTGGATCGGCTGCTGGAGGAGACCGGCAGGGAGACCGGAATCGAGACCGAGCTTGTACTGCAGGGAATTCCTTATCCGCTTTATCCGAGCCAACAGGTGGTATTATACAAAAATGCCCGCGAAGCCATCACCAACGCCATACGCCACGGCGAGGCCAAGCAGGTCCAAATTTTTCTCCAGTACGGAGACGAGGAAGTTCGAATGGAGGTCTCCAACGATGGCACGGTCCAAGAGGAGGCGAACCCGATCGCTGCGGCAGACCGTCATGGCATCGGGATAAGCGGCATGCTCGAACGAACCAAGGTGGTGGGCGGAACGCTGGAGGTCAGAAAATCCGTGCCTTTTACCGTCATCACCCGGCTGCCTGTCTACCGGAAGCGCGAGATTATGTGA
- a CDS encoding ABC transporter ATP-binding protein — translation MMIMTVFLEMKDVVKRYGSKLSVDHMNLEVHEGEIFGLLGPNGAGKSTSINMICGLLAKDQGIIKVDGISIEEQPLEVKRRIGLVPQDLALYEEMTAWDNVAFFAKLYGLRGQLLKERVEEALAFVGLQDRAKERPSTFSGGMKRRLNIACSITHRPKLIIMDEPTVGIDPQSRNHILESVKTLNRMGSTVIYTSHYMEEVAAISDRVAIMDQGHVIACGTQQELRARVAHEEKIILTADGITPDLVEELTIHPRVRRVAQNDNEVEVYVPSAQDELQDILFICSKHHTTLRSLQCEEPGLETLFLSLTGRTLRD, via the coding sequence ATGATGATTATGACGGTCTTTCTGGAGATGAAAGATGTCGTAAAACGATATGGTAGCAAGCTGTCGGTGGATCATATGAACCTGGAAGTGCACGAAGGCGAGATTTTTGGATTATTGGGACCGAACGGAGCGGGCAAGAGCACGTCCATCAATATGATCTGCGGCCTTCTGGCGAAGGATCAGGGCATCATCAAAGTAGACGGTATCTCCATCGAGGAGCAGCCGCTGGAAGTGAAACGGAGAATTGGGCTGGTGCCCCAGGATCTGGCCCTGTACGAAGAGATGACGGCTTGGGATAATGTCGCTTTTTTCGCCAAATTGTACGGCCTGCGCGGCCAGCTGCTGAAGGAACGGGTGGAGGAGGCGCTGGCGTTTGTCGGGCTGCAGGATCGGGCAAAAGAAAGACCGTCCACCTTCTCCGGGGGGATGAAACGAAGACTGAATATTGCATGCTCGATTACGCATCGTCCGAAGCTGATTATCATGGATGAGCCGACGGTGGGGATTGATCCGCAGTCCCGGAATCATATCCTGGAATCGGTGAAGACGTTGAACCGCATGGGGTCTACCGTTATTTATACAAGTCATTACATGGAGGAAGTTGCCGCGATCAGCGACCGGGTGGCCATCATGGATCAAGGTCATGTTATCGCCTGCGGGACGCAGCAGGAGCTTCGGGCACGCGTGGCGCATGAGGAAAAAATCATTCTTACTGCCGATGGGATCACACCGGATCTGGTGGAGGAGCTGACCATTCACCCGCGCGTTAGGCGCGTGGCGCAGAATGATAACGAGGTCGAAGTCTATGTACCGTCAGCTCAGGATGAGCTGCAGGATATTTTATTCATTTGCAGTAAACACCATACGACGCTTCGCTCCCTGCAGTGCGAGGAGCCGGGGCTTGAAACGCTGTTTCTCAGCCTGACCGGGCGAACGCTTCGCGATTGA
- a CDS encoding ABC transporter permease: protein MNTMIIAWFELKRMATSRSVLINQFLLPLILIFILGNALSGWFGNDQEFKQPSVRVGLVLDAEAGGQMPGSMQTLTGLPEIQDLLEPEVVSSREEAEEKLRRGEVDYAVVIPASFDERMSQGEDVKLELLPGRDRDLNLVADTVFKTFIADANHKQAEVVVMGGDQVLAAQAAAPVDASDGPNVTIGQLSEKGATYSAAQYYAASMLIMFLLYSGLMASSSLLGERESRTLYRLQSAPVNPGTVFAGKIIGCSLITLAQAAAIVLGSMWLYGVKWGPHPLLLIVVCVLITLSSMTIATFITLVSSTAAGARGLMQAIIIAMTFVSGGFMPLPVEFFQKLGAFTVNHWAMQSMLRMMLNSDVHLIVTCVGMLAAITAALSAAAMITYRKVGYHA from the coding sequence ATGAATACGATGATTATCGCTTGGTTCGAGCTGAAGCGGATGGCCACCAGCCGATCGGTGCTGATCAACCAATTTTTGCTGCCGCTGATCCTTATTTTCATATTGGGAAACGCGCTTTCGGGCTGGTTTGGCAATGATCAGGAATTTAAACAGCCATCGGTCCGAGTGGGATTGGTGTTAGATGCCGAGGCTGGAGGACAGATGCCGGGGAGCATGCAGACGCTGACCGGCTTGCCGGAGATTCAGGACCTACTGGAACCTGAGGTGGTATCCAGCCGCGAAGAAGCCGAAGAAAAGCTGCGCCGGGGCGAGGTCGATTACGCGGTGGTGATTCCTGCTTCCTTTGATGAACGAATGAGCCAGGGAGAGGATGTGAAGCTTGAGCTGCTACCTGGAAGAGACCGTGATCTAAACCTCGTGGCAGACACTGTCTTCAAGACCTTTATCGCAGATGCCAATCACAAACAGGCGGAGGTAGTCGTTATGGGCGGAGACCAAGTTCTTGCGGCTCAAGCGGCAGCGCCTGTCGATGCGTCGGACGGACCCAACGTTACGATCGGGCAGCTGAGCGAGAAAGGAGCAACGTACTCCGCAGCCCAATATTACGCTGCCTCCATGCTGATCATGTTCCTGTTGTATTCCGGTCTGATGGCCAGCAGCAGCCTGCTGGGCGAGCGGGAAAGCCGGACCTTATATCGCTTGCAAAGCGCGCCCGTTAACCCCGGAACCGTGTTTGCCGGAAAAATTATCGGATGCAGCCTGATCACGCTGGCACAGGCAGCCGCCATCGTCCTTGGATCCATGTGGCTGTACGGCGTTAAATGGGGACCGCACCCCTTGCTGCTCATCGTGGTCTGCGTATTAATCACGTTATCGTCCATGACCATCGCCACTTTCATAACCCTGGTCTCCTCCACGGCGGCTGGAGCCAGAGGGCTGATGCAGGCGATCATTATCGCCATGACGTTTGTCAGCGGAGGGTTTATGCCGCTGCCCGTGGAGTTCTTCCAGAAGCTCGGCGCCTTCACCGTCAACCATTGGGCGATGCAGAGCATGCTGCGGATGATGCTGAACAGCGACGTGCATTTGATTGTCACATGCGTTGGCATGCTGGCGGCCATTACCGCGGCCCTGTCGGCTGCAGCCATGATTACGTACAGGAAGGTGGGATACCATGCATAG
- a CDS encoding ABC transporter permease codes for MHSLTIAWHMVRRTLGRKRGWIVYLLVPCVVVTLTVFLMGQTTAASILVTYVNEDEGPAGRYLMNELERSGQYVLKESGSENMLREDLVENKSTVGVYIPQGFSDGLIEGQRPAVKIYEVSTSEASVMIRMTADSAVTRLSGTAALIRETSEPDADRMLALQEVLKQSALNRVDTEVTDLNLYAKPGLSNVTGFTLMFMMTLISSVVSMMIDDRRQRTLSRMYTAPVRAYQIALGNFLGSLVVGSLQVVIVLVLSRYVLRYDYGVPFVLHFLILMAFMLVSLGVASTVAGLIRNGQNAAMINSMIVTPTCMLGGCFWPLAIMPEFMQKIANFIPQKWAIEAVETAATGGTLSDIALPLAVLGLMAVILLAVGSAVLRPSESGVGHGA; via the coding sequence ATGCATAGCTTAACCATTGCCTGGCATATGGTGAGACGGACGCTCGGGCGAAAGAGAGGCTGGATCGTTTACCTGCTGGTTCCTTGCGTTGTGGTCACCTTGACGGTGTTTCTCATGGGGCAGACCACGGCCGCGAGCATTCTGGTCACTTACGTGAACGAGGATGAGGGACCTGCAGGGCGGTACTTGATGAATGAACTGGAGCGAAGCGGCCAATACGTGCTCAAGGAGTCCGGGTCCGAGAATATGCTGAGGGAAGACCTGGTGGAGAATAAAAGCACGGTGGGCGTTTATATTCCGCAGGGGTTCAGCGACGGATTAATAGAAGGCCAACGGCCGGCGGTTAAAATATACGAAGTCTCCACCTCGGAGGCCTCGGTAATGATCCGAATGACGGCGGACTCCGCGGTTACGCGCCTGAGCGGTACGGCCGCCTTGATCCGGGAAACCTCGGAGCCGGACGCGGATCGTATGCTGGCGCTGCAAGAGGTGCTCAAGCAATCCGCGCTGAATCGGGTGGATACCGAGGTCACGGATCTGAATCTATATGCGAAGCCGGGACTCTCGAACGTAACGGGATTTACCCTGATGTTCATGATGACCCTTATCTCCAGCGTGGTGTCGATGATGATTGATGACCGCAGGCAGCGAACGCTGTCCCGCATGTATACGGCGCCGGTACGCGCCTATCAGATCGCTTTAGGTAATTTTCTGGGCAGCCTGGTGGTCGGCTCGCTGCAGGTGGTCATCGTGCTCGTGCTCAGCCGGTATGTCCTTCGTTACGATTACGGAGTTCCGTTCGTGCTGCATTTCCTTATTCTGATGGCCTTCATGCTCGTATCGTTAGGCGTGGCAAGCACGGTCGCGGGGCTGATCCGGAACGGGCAAAATGCGGCCATGATCAATTCCATGATCGTCACGCCGACCTGCATGCTGGGCGGGTGCTTCTGGCCGCTTGCCATCATGCCGGAATTCATGCAGAAGATCGCCAATTTCATCCCGCAAAAATGGGCCATTGAGGCGGTGGAGACCGCTGCTACGGGCGGCACGTTATCCGACATCGCACTGCCGCTTGCCGTGCTGGGCCTGATGGCGGTCATTCTGCTGGCCGTCGGTTCCGCTGTCCTGCGGCCGAGCGAGAGCGGGGTTGGGCACGGCGCTTAA